A region from the Lentimonas sp. CC4 genome encodes:
- a CDS encoding glycoside hydrolase family 95-like protein produces the protein MKLVKKTFKTGTLAVCLVMGLIATTVNAVQAPVELSPTTIDWPDFMSRQDMAWNKVPTRWNEAPFFGNGMIGLFLYQEINNPDNSDSTDAKNVLSLHLGRGDYYDNRAPLEGNHHTWIYRGRLPIGFFRIKSEGDITGVDWRMDLWNARLVGTVQTTKGSYQIEGKVHALYDTFYWKVIPADGESVDFEWQPQKAASYAKSVSDRAVERGELDGREVAGFYQRFAATPYPEAPEVEVIESAAGNISRQVLYADSGELVMAWKTTKNAADRSVTLLGSIAFSHEMGVAMLEAKQDLTRAVAEVKGETYTQTHEQWWHTYYPRSYVSVSDDFWEQFYWIQMYKLASASRADGMMLDTAGPWYQPGFHPLVWSDLNVQLCYWAQLTSNRTDVGKSLLNVMDRNIENLSNNVNQAWRDDCLDANTVFPGNDLIAPIGHKKVADHVVWMLHNYWLTCRYENDTERMRDGLFPLLKRANATYLRYIEDHPLDLGDGKLHFKHTWSPEAATGVDMNYTIALARWSSRILLEINEANNLNDPKAVEWQNLLDNLVGWQTDANGLRLGKDFPFEQAHRHYSHLLGFYPLFELTPDTDRELLQTSVDHWLKVTEDPTKVKGSAMPVTGYTCSGAASMYAALGDGNKALEYLRKFTFVNIYSNTLYAEGKEQLIETPLSAAASMNDMLLQSWGGRIRILPAVPDAWQDVHFQTLLCEGGALVSADRTAGQLTCAKIESPDEQRMIEFTLPIENPEFSIITKDNAVKPVVLKQDDEGFYQINLPADASLIAKRPDVNLAEIQTLKSPANWKNIFGNNGQYQKVREQFKAEMFFEPIRTIK, from the coding sequence ATGAAACTTGTTAAGAAAACATTCAAAACTGGAACCCTGGCCGTTTGTTTGGTGATGGGATTGATTGCAACGACCGTCAATGCGGTGCAAGCGCCTGTCGAACTCTCGCCGACCACGATTGACTGGCCCGACTTTATGTCGCGGCAGGACATGGCCTGGAATAAAGTCCCAACGCGGTGGAATGAGGCGCCTTTCTTTGGCAACGGAATGATCGGCCTGTTCCTCTATCAGGAGATCAACAATCCAGATAACAGCGACTCAACCGATGCGAAAAATGTGCTTTCACTGCATCTTGGGCGCGGAGATTATTATGATAACCGCGCACCTTTGGAGGGGAATCATCATACGTGGATCTATCGTGGGCGACTGCCTATCGGCTTTTTTCGGATCAAGTCTGAAGGCGATATTACAGGAGTCGATTGGCGGATGGATCTATGGAATGCACGACTGGTAGGCACGGTTCAAACCACCAAAGGTAGTTACCAGATCGAAGGCAAAGTGCACGCACTTTACGATACGTTTTATTGGAAGGTCATTCCTGCCGATGGCGAATCAGTCGATTTCGAGTGGCAACCACAGAAAGCAGCATCGTATGCCAAATCCGTTTCGGATCGAGCGGTTGAGCGTGGGGAGTTGGATGGCAGAGAGGTTGCAGGTTTTTATCAACGATTTGCGGCTACGCCGTATCCGGAAGCGCCCGAAGTCGAGGTGATTGAGTCTGCGGCGGGCAACATAAGTCGACAAGTGCTCTATGCAGATTCAGGCGAATTAGTCATGGCCTGGAAGACGACCAAAAATGCAGCAGACCGTTCGGTAACTTTACTGGGAAGCATCGCGTTCTCGCACGAGATGGGCGTCGCCATGCTGGAGGCCAAGCAGGATCTCACTCGTGCAGTTGCAGAGGTAAAGGGCGAGACTTACACGCAGACCCACGAGCAATGGTGGCATACATATTATCCGCGTAGCTATGTGTCTGTATCCGATGATTTTTGGGAGCAATTCTATTGGATTCAAATGTATAAGCTCGCCAGTGCGAGTCGTGCGGACGGCATGATGTTGGACACGGCAGGGCCATGGTATCAGCCGGGCTTTCACCCGCTGGTGTGGTCGGATCTCAATGTGCAGCTATGCTATTGGGCGCAGTTGACCTCCAACCGCACGGATGTGGGTAAGTCGCTCTTAAATGTCATGGATCGTAATATCGAGAATTTGAGCAACAATGTGAATCAGGCGTGGCGCGACGACTGTTTAGATGCGAACACGGTGTTTCCGGGCAACGATTTGATCGCGCCGATCGGTCACAAAAAAGTGGCGGATCATGTTGTGTGGATGTTGCATAATTACTGGTTAACCTGTCGCTACGAGAACGACACCGAGCGCATGCGCGATGGTCTCTTCCCGCTGCTCAAACGCGCCAACGCTACCTATTTACGTTACATCGAGGATCACCCGCTGGATCTCGGCGACGGTAAGCTCCATTTCAAACACACTTGGTCGCCAGAAGCAGCCACTGGAGTGGATATGAACTACACCATCGCGCTGGCTCGTTGGTCGAGTCGTATTCTCCTAGAGATCAATGAAGCCAACAATTTGAACGATCCGAAAGCGGTGGAGTGGCAAAACTTGTTGGACAATTTGGTGGGCTGGCAGACGGATGCGAACGGCTTGCGACTCGGCAAAGACTTTCCTTTTGAACAGGCGCACCGACATTATTCTCACCTGCTTGGGTTTTACCCACTCTTTGAGCTGACTCCGGACACGGATCGGGAGCTATTGCAGACGTCGGTGGATCATTGGTTAAAGGTGACCGAGGACCCGACAAAGGTCAAAGGCTCGGCCATGCCCGTGACAGGCTACACTTGCTCGGGCGCGGCTTCGATGTATGCGGCCTTGGGTGATGGCAATAAAGCGCTGGAGTATCTACGGAAATTTACCTTCGTGAATATTTACTCGAACACACTGTATGCCGAAGGCAAAGAACAGTTGATTGAAACCCCGCTGTCGGCCGCGGCATCGATGAACGATATGCTCTTGCAGAGTTGGGGAGGGCGCATTCGCATCCTGCCAGCCGTTCCGGACGCCTGGCAGGATGTTCATTTCCAGACGCTGCTCTGCGAGGGAGGTGCCCTTGTCAGTGCCGACCGCACTGCGGGTCAGTTGACCTGTGCCAAAATCGAATCTCCGGATGAGCAGCGAATGATCGAGTTCACACTCCCGATCGAGAATCCTGAGTTCTCCATCATTACGAAGGACAATGCAGTGAAACCCGTCGTCTTAAAGCAAGACGACGAAGGCTTCTACCAAATCAATCTGCCAGCCGATGCGTCTCTGATTGCCAAACGCCCGGATGTGAACTTGGCCGAGATCCAGACGCTGAAATCACCCGCTAACTGGAAAAATATCTTTGGTAACAACGGACAGTATCAGAAGGTGCGAGAACAGTTTAAGGCAGAAATGTTCTTCGAGCCGATCAGAACGATTAAATAG